The Paraburkholderia fungorum genome window below encodes:
- a CDS encoding LLM class flavin-dependent oxidoreductase → MSRQLRLGAFMRPTTIHTGAWRYPGAYPDANFNFTHLKRFAQTLERGRFDAFFMADHLAVLNMPLDALRHSHTVTSFEPLTLLPALAAVTERLGLVATASTTFDAPYHVARRFASLDHISGGRAGWNLVTTSNPDAALNFGLDEHVEHDERYRRAREFFDVVTGLWDSWADDAFIRDTASGDYFDPAKLHVLNYKSENFSVRGPLNIARPVQGWPVIVQAGSSEAGRQIAAETAEVVFTAQSNLADGQRFYADVKGRMEKLGRQRDHMKILPAAFVVVGDTLEQAQETRARLDTYVHYESGIASLSIALGHDVSRFDPDGPLPEIPETNASRTARQRVLEWAQQDGLTIRQLAQRIGGYSGLEMVGTPASIADQMEQWLVGEGSDGFNVMFSHLPAGLDDFVDKVVPELQRRGLFRREYEGATLRENLGLPRPENRFFRR, encoded by the coding sequence ATGTCCCGTCAGCTTCGCCTCGGCGCTTTCATGCGCCCCACCACGATTCACACCGGCGCATGGCGCTACCCCGGCGCCTATCCCGACGCCAACTTCAACTTCACGCACCTGAAGCGTTTCGCGCAGACGCTCGAACGTGGCCGCTTCGACGCGTTCTTCATGGCGGACCATCTCGCGGTACTCAACATGCCGCTCGACGCGCTCAGGCACAGCCACACGGTCACGTCGTTCGAGCCGCTGACCTTGCTGCCGGCACTGGCCGCAGTCACCGAACGGCTCGGGCTGGTCGCGACCGCATCGACCACGTTCGACGCGCCGTATCACGTGGCACGCCGCTTCGCGTCGCTCGATCACATTAGCGGCGGCCGGGCAGGGTGGAATCTGGTTACCACGTCGAACCCGGACGCCGCGCTCAATTTCGGCCTCGACGAGCATGTGGAACACGACGAACGTTATCGACGCGCGCGCGAGTTCTTCGACGTAGTCACCGGACTGTGGGATAGCTGGGCCGACGACGCTTTTATCCGCGACACCGCGAGTGGCGACTACTTTGATCCCGCGAAACTGCATGTGCTGAACTATAAAAGCGAGAACTTCTCGGTGCGTGGACCGTTGAATATCGCGCGGCCCGTGCAGGGCTGGCCGGTGATCGTGCAGGCAGGTTCATCGGAAGCAGGGCGGCAGATTGCGGCCGAAACTGCGGAAGTGGTGTTCACCGCCCAAAGTAATCTTGCCGACGGCCAACGCTTTTACGCCGATGTTAAAGGGCGAATGGAAAAACTCGGCCGACAGCGCGATCACATGAAGATCCTGCCGGCTGCATTCGTCGTAGTGGGCGACACGCTGGAACAGGCTCAGGAAACGCGAGCGCGGCTCGACACATATGTTCACTATGAAAGCGGCATTGCGTCGTTATCGATTGCATTGGGTCACGACGTCTCCCGTTTCGATCCGGATGGACCGTTGCCCGAGATTCCCGAAACCAACGCGAGTCGCACGGCGCGTCAACGGGTGCTCGAATGGGCGCAGCAAGACGGTCTGACGATTCGCCAGCTTGCGCAGCGCATTGGCGGTTACTCGGGGCTGGAAATGGTCGGCACGCCGGCATCGATCGCGGACCAGATGGAACAGTGGCTCGTGGGAGAAGGCTCGGATGGCTTTAACGTCATGTTCTCCCACCTTCCGGCCGGACTCGACGACTTTGTCGATAAGGTCGTGCCGGAGTTGCAGAGACGCGGCCTGTTCCGCCGCGAATATGAAGGGGCGACGCTGCGCGAGAACCTTGGCTTACCGCGGCCGGAGAACCGATTCTTTCGCCGGTAA